The Neorhizobium sp. NCHU2750 genome contains the following window.
CCGGTGACGGCCATGCTGATCCAGAACACCAATCCGATGAACATCGCCCCCGAACAGCGCCTCGTGAAGCAGGGTTTTCTGCGCGATGACCTCTTCGTCGCCGTCCACGAACAGTTCATGACCGACACGGCCAAGGTTGCCGATATCGTCCTGCCGGCCACCATGTTCCTCGAACATGACGACCTCTACCGCGCCGGCGGTCAGCAGCATATCCTGCTCGGGCCGAAGCTGGTCGAGCCGCCGGAGACGGTGCGCACCAATCTCTTCGTAATCGAGGAACTGGCAAAACGCCTCGGCGTCGATCATTTCGCCGGTTTCGGCAAGGACGAGCGCAGCCATATCGACCGGATCCTGGCCGATAGTGGCTGGGGCTCCTACGACGACCTGAAGGCCGACAAATGGATCGATGCCCAGCCGGATTTCGATACCGCCCATTACATCAAGGGTTTCGGCTATCCGGATGGAAAGTTTCGTTTTTCTCCGGACTGGCTGAATGGCCCGTCGCCGGATCGCACGCCGGAAAGCGTTGGCCCCCTCGGCCCCCACGCCGAGTTGCCGCGCTTTCCCGACCATGTCGAGGTGATCGAGACGGCGGATGAAGAACATCCGTTCCGGCTGGCGACCTCGCCGTCGCGCAGCTTCCTGAATTCGAGCTTTGCCGAAACCAAGAGCTCGATCCAGAAGGAAGGCCGCCCGGAAGTGATGATCGAACCCTCCGATGCTGAAGGCCTCGGCATCGTCGATGGCGATGTCGTCCGCCTCGGCAACGGGCGCGGCGAAATCCGCCTCCACGCGAAGTTGGTGCCCGGTGCAAAGCCCGGCGTGTTGATCGCCGAAGGCCTCTGGCCGAACGACGCCCATCTCGACGGGGAGGGGATCAATGTCCTGACCGGCGCCGACCCTGTCGCACCCTTCGGCGGTGCCGCGGTGCACGACAACAAGGTATGGCTTCGCAAGACCTGATCCTGCATCATCGCCGCGAATCACAATGACAGGAACGGACATGATCGATATCGACACTTCCGAAACCGAGCGGGTGCGCCTTGTCTCCAGACGAACCCTCTGGAAGGGCTTCGTCCATCTGGAAATGATGACCTTCGAACAGCGCCTGCGCGATGGTTCGGTCGTCACCGTCGATCGCGAGGTTCACGATCACGGAAGTGCGGCGGCCATTCTCCTTCACGACGCAGCAGACGACACGGTCGTGCTCGTCCGCCAGTTCCGTTTCGGCGCCTTTGCCAATGGCGATCCGGCCTATATGCTGGAAATCCCTGCAGGCCTCGTCGATCACGGCGAAGAGCCCGCCGATGCGGTGGTGCGCGAGACGATGGAAGAGACCGGTTTCAGCATCGAAAAGGCGAGATATATCTGCGAGGTCCATGCAAGCCCCGGCGCCCTGACGGAAAAGCTGTCGCTCTTCGTCGCCACTATCGATGCCGGCAAGAAGGTCGGCCTCGGCGGTGGTCTCGAAGGCGAGGCGGAAGATATTGAGATCGTCACGATCGGGCTCGATGCCGCCTATCTATTGATCGGTACCGGCGAGATCACCGACGCCAAGACGATCATCGCTCTGCAATGGGCCATGCTGCATCGGGCGGAACTCGCCGCCGCCTGAGCAGACGGGCTGAATGAAATGCGATAGCTTCATACGACTGTCACGAAACACGCCTATCGGCTCCAGCCTTGCAGTACCGAAGCATTAGGAGATGATCATGTGGCTCGGCAATTTCACCCTCGTTTTGCCGGACCAGACCGTCGAGGGTGGATCGGTGAGGATCGAGGACGGAGCGATTGCCGAGATCCGCGATGAGCCGGTCGCCGATGCCGTCATCGACGGCGGTGGCCGCTATCTCATGCCGGGCTTCGTCGACCTGCATGGCGACATGATCGAGCGCGAGATTTCCCCGCGCCCCAAGGCTGACATGCCGATCGATTTCGGCATTCACGAGCTCGACAAGAAGCTTGCCGCCCATGGCGTGACGACCGCCTATGCCGCAGTGTCATTTGCCACCGAAAGCGTCTATGGCAATGTCCGCTCGCTGGAAACGACCTCGGCCGTCATCGAGGGGATCAACCGCCTGCGTGACGATCTGTTGATCGATCACCGCGTCCATGCCCGCTACGAGATCACCAATGTCGGTGCGGCGGCAACACTGGAGCGCCTGCTCGAGGCTGGTGAGATCGACATGGTCTCGCTGACGGATCACACGCCGGGCCAGGGCCAGTACAACAATATCGAGGCCTATGTGCTGAGCATGTCCGAGCGCCGCTCGATCTCGATCGAGACGGCCAAGGAGATGATCGACAGGCGCATCGAGATGCGCAGCAACCCGGATATCGACGCGCGGCTGAAGGAAATCGTGGCGCTGTCGCAGAAACACGGCCTGTCGCTGGCGTCCCATGACGACGACAGTGTCGAGAAGGTCATCGAGATGTTCGAGCTCGGCGTCACGATCAGCGAGTTTCCGGTGACGATGGCCGCCGCCGAGGAAGCCATACGCCGCGGCCTCTTCACCCTGATGGGCGCGCCGAATGCGCTGCGCGGCCAGTCCATGTCGGGAAACCTGAGTGCGCTCGATGCCGCCAGCGCCGGTCTGTTGTCCACCATCGCCGCCGACTATCACCCGGCAGCCTTCGTTCCGGCCATCTTCAAGCTCGCCGATATCGTGACCATCGGATTGCCCAAGGCCGTGGCCATGGCAACCTCGAATGCCGCCCGTGCGGCAGGTCTCACCGACCGTGGCGAGATTTCGATCGGCCAGCGCGCCGATCTGGTCGTCATCGAGACCGGCGACGTCGACCGCATCCGCGCCACCTTCCGCGACGGCCGCTTCGTCTACAGCGACGGCACGCTGCACCCGCTGCAGATCATGGCGGCTTGAGGGCCAGGTGATCAGTCATCCCAGGACTTCTGGTTTTTCGGCAATCGTCCCGTCGGGTCGATAACCTCGACTTTATGCGGCAATTCGGCCGACCATTGCCAGAGCACGACATTGCGGACCGACGGCTCTGCCCTATGCGCGAACGAGGGCACGAGAATGCCGGCATGAGACTTGGACAGTTGGTCGTAGATTGTCCACGAGAGGGGGCGCTCGCCGTCCGCGATGGCACTTGCCCATGCGCAGGACATGGTGCTGAGTGTAATGCCAAGCTCCTGCCTGACATTGTCATCGGCAAGATCGGCGATCCCGCCGCAATCGACATCGTAGGAGCAGATCGTCAGTGGGTGGATCTTATGCCCGAAACCCTGGCTTGCCTCGGTGATCGCTCCTTCGATCGATGTGGAAAGATAGAGAGCCGGCACACCTTTGGGATTGAAACGGGCACCGCGGATTGCCGCGCCATCCCCCGAAACCGGGCTGATCGCCCAGCGCGGATCATGGGCGCGATAGCAGACGCCCTGAAATCTCAAGCGAAGCCGCCAAGTGCCAGATGATCGAGATAATCCCGTACGGCAGCGGCCTTGCCGCTCTTGACCAGGCTTTCCGCTGTCCGGCCGCCAAAAGCCGGCAGCGGTTCGGCACGGTACCATGCGAGCGCTTGCCGTTCGCTTCCGGCCCAATCAGTCACGCGATGAATGATCTCGGCCATCTCGCCGATGCGCGCAACGACGGCCGGAGCCTGTGCCCGTTCTTTTCGCTGCAAGCTGTTGGCCGATAGGCCTGCGGTTTCGGCAAGCTCGCGCTTGGATACCCCAAGACGGAGCGAGACCGCATCGATATCCATCGACGGCATTTCCGTGACGCTGCGTGCTGTGGCATGCTTGTTCATGATGGCAGCCTTTTTGTACGCCTTATGCGTACAAAAATACGCGCCACGCGTAACCTTGTCGAGTCAGTCACGCTGTGTTTTAGAGCGCCGGCGAAATGAGCTTGGCGTCATCCTTTGACAGAAGGCCGGAAAACTCTGCCCGTCCATCCACCATCCTCACCTTACCCTCGGAAAGCAGCGCAAGCGCCAGCGGATAGAGCTTGTGCTCGACGGTCAGCACCCGGCCAGCCAGCGTGTCGGCCGTATCGCCGGCAATCACCGGCACGGCCGCCTGTGCCACGATCGGTCCTTCATCCATGCCTTCGGTGACGAAATGCACGGTGCAGCCGGCGATTTTCATTCCGGCATCGATAGCGCGCTGATGCGTGTGCAGGCCGGGGAAAAGCGGCAACAGGGAAGGGTGGATGTTGAGGATGCGGCCCTCATAGGGGCGGATGAAATCGCCCGATATCAGCCGCATGTAGCCGGCAAGGCAGATGATGTCCGGCTTCAGGTCCGCGAGTGCGGCAAGGATCGCTGCCTCATGCGCCACCTTGTCGGCATAGGCCTTGCGCTCGAAGACAAAGGTCCTGATGCCACGGGCTTCCGCTTTGGCGAGCCCGCCAGCGGTCGGCTTGTCGGAAATGACGGCGACGATTTCGGCCGGAAAATCTTCGACGGCGCACGCATCGGCCAGTGACACCATGTTGGAGCCGCCGCCGGAAATGAAGACGACGAGGCGCTTCCTGGCCGAGTCCATGATCTCACCCTTCGCGAATTACAGGCCGAGCGTGCCCTTGTAGATGACGCCGGCGCCGCCCTCGGCGCGCTCGACCATGCGGCCGAGCTGCACCACGGTTTCGCCTTCGGCCGAAAGCACCTCGGTGACCGCCTTGGCATTCTCTTCAGCCACGACGACGATCATACCGACGCCGCAGTTGAAGGTGCGCAGCATTTCCTTCGGCTCGACGCCGCCGGTCTTCGCCAGCCACGAAAACACGGCCGGGACCGGGATATTGCCAAGTTCGATCTCGGCAGCGAGATGCTTCGGCAGGACGCGCGGGATATTTTCCGGGAAACCGCCGCCGGTAATGTGGGCAAGTGCCTTCAGCGCATGCGTCTCGCGGATCGCCTTCAAAAGCGGTTTCACATAGATGCGGGTCGGGGTCAGCAGAGCCTCGCCGAGCTTTTTATCCTCGGCGAACGGGGCAGGGGCGTCCCAGGAAAGGCCGGAAAGCGAGACGATCTTGCGCACCAGCGAGAAACCGTTGGAATGCACGCCGGACGAGGTGAGGCCGAGAATGACGTCTCCGGAAGCGATGTCGCCGGCCGGCAGCAGCTGGCCGCGTTCGGCAGCGCCGACGGCAAAGCCGGCAAGGTCATAATCGCCGTCGGAATACATGCCCGGCATTTCCGCCGTTTCGCCGCCGATCAGCGCGCAGCCGGATTCGACGCAGCCCGCCGCAATGCCTTTGACGATCGCTGCACCCTGGTCGGGATCGAGCTTGCCGGTGGCGTAATAGTCTAGGAACAGAAGCGGTTCGGCGCCCTGCACGACGAGATCGTTGACGCACATGGCGACGAGGTCGATGCCGACCGTGTCGTGGAAATCGGCGTCAATGGCGATCTTCAGCTTGGTGCCGACGCCGTCATTGGCGGCAACCAGGATCGGGTCGTTGAAACCGGCAGCCTTGAGGTCGAACAGGCCGCCGAAGCCGCCGATTTCGCCATCGGCGCCGGGACGCCGGGTGGAACGAACCGCCGGCTTGATCTTCTCGACCATCAGGTTGCCCGCATCGATATCGACGCCTGCATCGCTATAGGTGAGACCGTTCTTGCCTGCCTCGCTCATATTCCATCTCCAGTCCGGACCCAAAGGGAACTATAAGCTGCCGCCAATTGCACGATGCGCCCGGATATGCAAGCGTTTCGGCCATGTTTTGACGGCATTTCACAGGCATGACCATAAGCCTGACATGTAACCTGAGGCCGCGCTTGACCTCGCAGGCCAAGCCCCTCATATGCCACAGTAAAGCGCAATCCGTCGACAAACGATCCGATCAAGGAGCAGACATGCCATACCACGTCAGTGGCGCAAGCCTGAAGCGCCACATCCTGTTCTGGATCGGCGTCCTTGTCGGCTTCATCCTGTTCCTGTGGTTCTTTTCGTCCATCCTTCTGCCCTTCGTGGCAGGCATGGCGCTCGCCTATTTCCTCGATCCGGTGGCGGACTGGCTGGAGCGCCGGGGCTTGAGCCGCACCATGGCGACGGTCGTCATCCTCGTCTGCTTCGTCACCATCTTCGCGCTCGCCCTGATGCTGGTCATCCCGATCATCATCAGCCAGTTCACCCAGTTTGCCGCTGCCGTCCCCGGTTATATCACCGAATTGCAGCAGATCATCTCCAGCCCGCAGAATTCCTTCCTGCCGCCCTGGGTGTCGAGCCAGATCGAGACCGTGAAGGAGAATTTCTCCCAGGTCCTGAGCCAGGGCGCTGGATTCATCGGCTCGCTGCTGGCGCAGATCTGGAATTCCGGCAAGGCGATCGTCGACGTCATGTCGCTTCTGGTCGTCACCCCGGTCGTCGCCTTCTACATCCTGCTCGACTGGGACCGCATGGTCGCCCAGGTCGATAGCTGGATCCCGCGCGACCAGGTCGTGGTGGTCCGCCAGATCGCCCGCGAGATGGATCAGTCGGTGGCAGGCTTCATTCGCGGCCAGGGCTCGCTCTGCCTGATCCTCGGCATCTATTACGCGGTCGGTCTGTCGCT
Protein-coding sequences here:
- a CDS encoding alpha-D-ribose 1-methylphosphonate 5-triphosphate diphosphatase, which produces MWLGNFTLVLPDQTVEGGSVRIEDGAIAEIRDEPVADAVIDGGGRYLMPGFVDLHGDMIEREISPRPKADMPIDFGIHELDKKLAAHGVTTAYAAVSFATESVYGNVRSLETTSAVIEGINRLRDDLLIDHRVHARYEITNVGAAATLERLLEAGEIDMVSLTDHTPGQGQYNNIEAYVLSMSERRSISIETAKEMIDRRIEMRSNPDIDARLKEIVALSQKHGLSLASHDDDSVEKVIEMFELGVTISEFPVTMAAAEEAIRRGLFTLMGAPNALRGQSMSGNLSALDAASAGLLSTIAADYHPAAFVPAIFKLADIVTIGLPKAVAMATSNAARAAGLTDRGEISIGQRADLVVIETGDVDRIRATFRDGRFVYSDGTLHPLQIMAA
- a CDS encoding RES family NAD+ phosphorylase; protein product: MRFQGVCYRAHDPRWAISPVSGDGAAIRGARFNPKGVPALYLSTSIEGAITEASQGFGHKIHPLTICSYDVDCGGIADLADDNVRQELGITLSTMSCAWASAIADGERPLSWTIYDQLSKSHAGILVPSFAHRAEPSVRNVVLWQWSAELPHKVEVIDPTGRLPKNQKSWDD
- a CDS encoding NUDIX hydrolase, which produces MIDIDTSETERVRLVSRRTLWKGFVHLEMMTFEQRLRDGSVVTVDREVHDHGSAAAILLHDAADDTVVLVRQFRFGAFANGDPAYMLEIPAGLVDHGEEPADAVVRETMEETGFSIEKARYICEVHASPGALTEKLSLFVATIDAGKKVGLGGGLEGEAEDIEIVTIGLDAAYLLIGTGEITDAKTIIALQWAMLHRAELAAA
- the purM gene encoding phosphoribosylformylglycinamidine cyclo-ligase; protein product: MSEAGKNGLTYSDAGVDIDAGNLMVEKIKPAVRSTRRPGADGEIGGFGGLFDLKAAGFNDPILVAANDGVGTKLKIAIDADFHDTVGIDLVAMCVNDLVVQGAEPLLFLDYYATGKLDPDQGAAIVKGIAAGCVESGCALIGGETAEMPGMYSDGDYDLAGFAVGAAERGQLLPAGDIASGDVILGLTSSGVHSNGFSLVRKIVSLSGLSWDAPAPFAEDKKLGEALLTPTRIYVKPLLKAIRETHALKALAHITGGGFPENIPRVLPKHLAAEIELGNIPVPAVFSWLAKTGGVEPKEMLRTFNCGVGMIVVVAEENAKAVTEVLSAEGETVVQLGRMVERAEGGAGVIYKGTLGL
- a CDS encoding MbcA/ParS/Xre antitoxin family protein → MPSMDIDAVSLRLGVSKRELAETAGLSANSLQRKERAQAPAVVARIGEMAEIIHRVTDWAGSERQALAWYRAEPLPAFGGRTAESLVKSGKAAAVRDYLDHLALGGFA
- the purN gene encoding phosphoribosylglycinamide formyltransferase; translated protein: MDSARKRLVVFISGGGSNMVSLADACAVEDFPAEIVAVISDKPTAGGLAKAEARGIRTFVFERKAYADKVAHEAAILAALADLKPDIICLAGYMRLISGDFIRPYEGRILNIHPSLLPLFPGLHTHQRAIDAGMKIAGCTVHFVTEGMDEGPIVAQAAVPVIAGDTADTLAGRVLTVEHKLYPLALALLSEGKVRMVDGRAEFSGLLSKDDAKLISPAL
- a CDS encoding AI-2E family transporter; translated protein: MPYHVSGASLKRHILFWIGVLVGFILFLWFFSSILLPFVAGMALAYFLDPVADWLERRGLSRTMATVVILVCFVTIFALALMLVIPIIISQFTQFAAAVPGYITELQQIISSPQNSFLPPWVSSQIETVKENFSQVLSQGAGFIGSLLAQIWNSGKAIVDVMSLLVVTPVVAFYILLDWDRMVAQVDSWIPRDQVVVVRQIAREMDQSVAGFIRGQGSLCLILGIYYAVGLSLVGLNFGLLIGFVAGMISFIPYIGSLLGLVMAIGVAVVQFWPDYPWIIAAACVFFTGQFLEGNVLQPKLVGQSVGLHPVWLMFALFAFGALFGFVGLLMAVPAAAVVGVLVRFALKRYLDSDIYYGRSADLPWEEAPPHVVEHHTADAAAPAREIEGPKNS